The proteins below are encoded in one region of Thioalbus denitrificans:
- a CDS encoding DUF72 domain-containing protein, whose translation MTKKSHARRIHIGTSGWSYAHWKGPFYPEDIADAAMLGYYAERLSTVEINSSFYHLPQESALSHWKATVPSGFLFSAKASRYITHMKKLKDPDRSLRPLLDRIGLLGDRLGPLLFQLPPRWHCNPERLGAFLEALGSDRRCAFEIRDPSWEDPAIYDLLARHGAALCIHDLDGRLSPRELTADFAYVRLHGPDGPYRGSYDRRALAGWAETFHDWAGRGLEIFCYFDNDEAGYAALNALELQQLAVSG comes from the coding sequence ATGACGAAGAAATCCCACGCACGCCGGATCCACATCGGGACCTCGGGGTGGTCCTACGCCCACTGGAAGGGCCCCTTCTACCCCGAGGACATCGCCGACGCGGCGATGCTCGGCTACTACGCGGAACGGCTCTCCACCGTGGAGATCAACAGTTCCTTCTATCACCTGCCGCAGGAATCCGCCCTGTCCCACTGGAAGGCGACGGTGCCTTCCGGATTCCTCTTCAGTGCCAAGGCCAGCCGCTACATCACCCACATGAAGAAGCTCAAGGACCCGGACCGCTCTCTGCGCCCTTTACTCGACCGCATCGGACTGCTCGGGGACCGGCTCGGCCCCCTCCTGTTCCAGCTCCCGCCCCGCTGGCACTGCAACCCGGAACGGCTCGGGGCCTTCCTCGAGGCCCTGGGTAGCGACCGCCGCTGCGCCTTCGAAATCCGCGACCCGAGCTGGGAGGACCCGGCGATCTACGACCTGCTGGCGCGCCACGGCGCGGCGCTCTGCATCCACGACCTCGACGGCCGCCTCTCGCCCCGGGAGCTCACGGCCGACTTCGCCTACGTCCGCCTGCACGGCCCCGACGGTCCCTACCGGGGCAGCTACGACCGGCGGGCGCTGGCCGGGTGGGCGGAAACCTTCCACGACTGGGCCGGCCGGGGGCTGGAGATCTTCTGCTACTTCGACAACGACGAGGCCGGCTACGCGGCGCTCAACGCCCTGGAGCTGCAGCAATTGGCGGTGTCCGGATAG